In Mycoavidus cysteinexigens, a genomic segment contains:
- a CDS encoding c-type cytochrome, with translation MSRASKFWRLIGVSLAVYSTAVWSQSISVKLDLARGKAIATQVCISCHGAEGSGATGLAPNLAGQHIGYLYKQLIDYKAKPGAKAPTRNNPIMASFASVLSEQDMWDVSAYFAALPERLAVAHNKEMAELGQKIWRGGVAEKGVPACAACHGPAGAGMPVQYPRLAGQWQDYTIAQLQAFQQGERANNAPMQAIAERLSDKEIKALADYIAGLR, from the coding sequence ATGAGCCGAGCATCTAAATTCTGGCGACTGATTGGGGTGAGTTTAGCCGTATATTCTACTGCGGTCTGGTCACAAAGTATTTCAGTAAAGCTAGATCTTGCTCGTGGCAAAGCCATTGCAACCCAAGTTTGTATCTCTTGCCACGGCGCAGAGGGTAGCGGGGCTACGGGTCTCGCGCCTAACCTTGCTGGCCAGCACATTGGCTATCTATATAAACAGTTGATCGATTACAAAGCCAAACCTGGTGCTAAAGCGCCCACACGCAATAATCCGATTATGGCAAGTTTTGCCTCGGTGTTATCTGAGCAAGACATGTGGGATGTTTCCGCTTATTTTGCCGCTTTGCCAGAAAGGCTGGCGGTTGCGCACAATAAAGAAATGGCTGAGCTGGGTCAAAAGATCTGGCGCGGTGGAGTTGCAGAAAAAGGCGTGCCAGCATGCGCTGCATGCCATGGCCCAGCGGGTGCCGGAATGCCCGTACAGTATCCTCGTTTAGCGGGCCAATGGCAAGATTACACAATTGCGCAGTTGCAGGCCTTTCAGCAGGGAGAGCGTGCGAATAATGCCCCTATGCAGGCCATCGCAGAACGTTTGTCAGATAAAGAAATTAAAGCTTTAGCGGATTACATCGCCGGTCTACGCTAA